A section of the Elizabethkingia anophelis R26 genome encodes:
- a CDS encoding rhomboid family intramembrane serine protease, whose translation MFKGVIHPKAIIMPLLFLAAIWLGFLVQNLGLIEGCDGAIIPLVPSGLKGIFFSPFLHGSWEHILGNSLPLVVLSSLLYQFYGSVADRVMLYGWLFSGLAVWMTPSINLFDHQTYTSCIIGASGVIYVLAFFLFASGVIRWNLKLLTVSLIVALYYGSMIWGMIPEELLFTLSEPSRISWQSHLSGAVIGVIMAFIYKDKGEKRKKFIWEYPEYYNEKDDILWQKYIQENPEDFRELPYRKKEDIWDFLDEIRNK comes from the coding sequence ATGTTCAAAGGAGTTATACATCCAAAGGCGATTATTATGCCTTTACTTTTTTTAGCCGCAATATGGTTAGGGTTTCTCGTACAGAACCTTGGATTGATCGAAGGTTGTGATGGTGCAATTATACCCTTGGTTCCTTCAGGCCTTAAAGGTATTTTCTTTTCTCCTTTCCTACATGGCAGTTGGGAGCATATACTCGGTAACTCTTTACCTTTGGTTGTACTAAGCTCGTTACTTTACCAGTTTTATGGATCCGTAGCTGATAGAGTAATGCTTTATGGCTGGTTGTTTTCCGGTTTAGCAGTTTGGATGACACCATCAATTAATTTATTCGACCACCAGACCTATACCTCTTGTATTATTGGTGCCAGTGGTGTTATATATGTATTAGCATTCTTTCTCTTTGCCAGCGGTGTTATTCGATGGAACCTAAAACTATTAACGGTATCTCTTATAGTAGCCCTTTATTATGGTAGTATGATCTGGGGAATGATTCCCGAAGAGCTTCTCTTCACTCTAAGTGAGCCCAGCCGGATATCCTGGCAATCCCATTTATCCGGAGCAGTTATAGGAGTTATTATGGCATTCATCTATAAAGATAAGGGAGAAAAAAGGAAAAAATTCATTTGGGAATATCCTGAGTACTACAACGAAAAAGATGATATTCTTTGGCAAAAATATATTCAGGAAAACCCGGAAGACTTCAGAGAACTACCTTACAGAAAAAAAGAAGATATTTGGGATTTCTTAGATGAAATAAGAAATAAATAA
- a CDS encoding McrB family protein translates to MKYLSQPTIFESWKSIIEQGEISRASLNKFFGILEILKHLNIETGNPIESNYQYNVFSSQLSSSLQDKFFFDENSKKNFASQDTLNIIFPNDWASNAFQILLKNNQLPLKNVACICLQNEEFDDNFFEQDVIERFLNIYHLADVTNIFFTNENEVNIEFSSSILDRSSLFSDLKNHFNITDNSKFTLGFDSSLITANPGELTRGPFIQPLYSGQENLKCLLIANFNITKYYKIGKTENSIVDNFSSETPLSHQIIFYGSPGTGKSREIEMRTNGHNRTRTTFHPETDYHSFVGSYKPVMDGINIKYEFVPQAFTKAYCNAWLNPEQPYFLVIEEINRGNCAQIFGDLFQCLDRDDNGFSKYEINCDKDLANYLKFVFESSANTEAVESYKAIIQTEDFDKIILPNNLYILATMNTSDQSLFPMDSAFKRRWDWEFVPINYDDANSLNIIIGDSTYNWGKFIENINPKIKELTGSEDKQLGNRFVNPKDRNITFDQFRSKVLFYLWSEVYKDEFGTQSSIFKYELEENNPIDFQFGELYNGNATDIVKAFLKFNGLEAEQ, encoded by the coding sequence ATGAAGTATTTATCACAACCAACGATTTTCGAATCTTGGAAAAGCATTATTGAGCAAGGGGAGATTAGCCGAGCTTCTTTAAATAAATTCTTTGGAATACTTGAAATTCTAAAACATTTGAATATTGAAACAGGAAATCCAATTGAATCAAATTATCAATACAATGTCTTTTCTAGTCAATTGTCTAGTTCTTTACAAGACAAATTCTTTTTTGATGAAAATAGCAAAAAGAATTTTGCTTCACAAGATACACTAAACATTATATTCCCAAATGATTGGGCTTCTAATGCTTTTCAAATCTTATTGAAAAATAATCAACTCCCCTTAAAAAATGTAGCTTGCATTTGTTTACAGAACGAGGAGTTTGACGATAATTTTTTCGAACAAGATGTAATTGAGAGATTTCTCAATATTTATCATCTAGCTGATGTAACTAATATTTTCTTTACAAATGAAAATGAGGTGAATATTGAGTTTTCATCTTCTATATTGGACAGAAGCTCTTTATTCTCAGATTTAAAAAATCATTTCAATATTACAGATAATTCAAAATTTACATTAGGATTTGATAGCAGTCTTATTACTGCAAATCCAGGAGAATTAACAAGAGGTCCATTTATTCAGCCACTTTATTCAGGACAAGAAAATCTAAAATGTTTATTAATAGCTAATTTTAATATCACAAAATATTATAAAATAGGAAAAACAGAAAATTCTATTGTGGATAACTTCAGTAGTGAAACTCCATTATCTCATCAAATCATTTTCTATGGTTCTCCTGGAACAGGAAAAAGTAGAGAAATAGAAATGAGAACGAATGGTCATAATCGAACAAGAACAACATTCCACCCTGAAACAGATTATCATTCTTTTGTAGGAAGTTATAAGCCTGTAATGGACGGAATCAACATCAAATATGAATTTGTTCCGCAAGCATTTACAAAAGCATATTGCAATGCTTGGCTAAATCCTGAACAGCCATATTTTCTAGTCATTGAAGAAATTAACAGGGGAAATTGTGCTCAAATTTTCGGAGACTTATTTCAATGTTTAGATAGGGATGATAACGGTTTTTCAAAGTATGAAATCAATTGTGACAAGGATTTAGCAAATTATTTGAAATTTGTATTTGAAAGTTCTGCCAATACGGAAGCCGTGGAAAGCTACAAAGCGATAATTCAAACAGAAGATTTTGATAAAATCATTCTGCCAAATAATCTTTACATTTTGGCAACCATGAACACTTCTGACCAATCTTTATTCCCAATGGATAGTGCATTCAAAAGACGTTGGGATTGGGAGTTTGTACCAATCAATTATGATGATGCGAATTCTTTAAACATCATTATCGGAGATAGTACATATAATTGGGGTAAATTTATAGAGAACATCAATCCGAAAATTAAAGAACTGACAGGTAGTGAAGACAAACAACTTGGAAACCGCTTTGTAAACCCTAAAGACAGAAATATAACATTCGACCAATTCAGGTCTAAAGTCTTGTTTTATTTATGGTCGGAAGTTTACAAAGATGAATTTGGAACCCAAAGTTCCATTTTTAAATATGAACTTGAAGAAAATAATCCAATAGATTTCCAATTTGGAGAGCTTTATAACGGAAATGCGACAGATATTGTAAAAGCATTTTTGAAATTCAACGGATTAGAAGCTGAACAATGA
- the dcm gene encoding DNA (cytosine-5-)-methyltransferase yields MELELVEKISLEEINDKIYKTKLIESIDYGKASLTHYLHNSKNGISKYYTKSAHQYLKHLLELKYPETEVTNSVTENAMEYLLFNYKINNIPFPSPEEPEFMFIDLFAGIGGFRLAAQNLGGNCVFSSEWDEFAQKTYESNFGESPFGDITKSETKKFIPKNYELLCAGFPCQPFSYAGLKQGFDETRGTLFFDILEILKNTTPKMFLLENVKGLKSHDGGKTLKVIENSLTELGYTIKWEILNSYDFGLPQYRERWYCVGFRDKVNFEFPRGNKRGAKIKSIIDTKANKDNKLKLTPFEIERIEFHFKSNEERVQHDNSKYKPNTKKGKHGVFSYQKPDGALRFHIGDVAKTQIQEAFYACQDTYAPTIIANRVPKLWDLQRKLSVLEAQRLQGYPDNFKFPVSDNQAYKQLGNSVAVPVLEAIIKKMLETIK; encoded by the coding sequence ATGGAATTAGAATTAGTAGAAAAGATATCATTAGAAGAAATTAATGACAAAATCTATAAAACCAAATTGATAGAAAGCATTGATTATGGAAAAGCATCATTGACACATTATCTGCATAATAGTAAAAACGGAATCTCCAAGTATTACACAAAAAGTGCACATCAGTATTTAAAACATTTATTAGAATTGAAATATCCTGAGACTGAAGTAACAAATTCTGTTACCGAAAATGCAATGGAATATTTATTATTCAATTATAAAATTAATAATATTCCGTTTCCATCACCAGAAGAGCCTGAATTTATGTTTATTGATTTATTTGCGGGAATTGGAGGGTTCAGATTAGCAGCTCAAAATCTTGGTGGAAATTGTGTTTTTTCGAGTGAATGGGATGAATTTGCACAAAAAACTTATGAATCTAACTTTGGAGAATCTCCATTCGGAGATATAACAAAGAGTGAAACTAAAAAGTTTATTCCGAAAAATTATGAGCTTTTATGTGCTGGATTTCCTTGTCAGCCGTTTAGTTATGCGGGTTTAAAGCAAGGATTTGATGAAACAAGAGGAACATTATTTTTTGATATTTTGGAAATTTTGAAAAATACTACTCCTAAAATGTTTTTATTAGAGAATGTTAAAGGTCTTAAATCTCATGATGGTGGAAAAACACTAAAAGTAATTGAAAATTCGCTTACTGAATTAGGCTATACCATAAAATGGGAAATACTAAACAGCTATGACTTTGGATTACCTCAATATCGCGAAAGATGGTATTGTGTAGGATTTAGAGATAAAGTTAATTTTGAATTTCCCAGAGGAAATAAGAGAGGTGCAAAAATTAAATCCATTATAGACACCAAAGCAAATAAAGATAATAAATTGAAATTAACCCCCTTTGAGATTGAGCGAATAGAATTTCACTTTAAATCAAATGAAGAGCGTGTTCAACACGATAACTCAAAATATAAGCCCAATACAAAAAAAGGGAAACACGGTGTTTTTTCATATCAAAAGCCTGATGGGGCTTTAAGATTTCATATTGGAGATGTAGCTAAAACACAAATACAAGAGGCTTTCTATGCTTGTCAAGATACCTATGCTCCTACAATTATTGCTAATAGAGTTCCTAAATTATGGGATTTACAAAGGAAATTATCAGTATTAGAAGCCCAACGCTTACAAGGCTATCCTGATAACTTTAAATTCCCTGTTTCTGACAATCAAGCGTATAAACAACTCGGCAATTCCGTTGCAGTTCCAGTATTAGAAGCAATAATCAAAAAAATGTTAGAAACAATTAAATAG
- a CDS encoding DUF3078 domain-containing protein, translated as MNRVLIGTLFFFAILVSAQHAKTKAVIDSINQAKWKENSVNVDSLSNFSMVKIPRIKIDTIIIQQPAVIAALTEPIPVTPYQIMKSPSLRRWYVYGQNNVLFNQAAFSNWNAGGNNNVGINAKVNYSLIYKKGRHFLDNNFQLGYGLVSSKGQSSRKTDDYINIMSNYGYDLRKNYYLSAGIQFLSQFSPGYNYSATPEPVYNDRISKFMAPGYLNIGLGISYNPKENFQVIFRPATGRFTFVLDPKLQVAGNYGLERNGQSIRTEFGALANIMYKIQVMKDLSFTNQLNLFSSYTSHPERVDIAYTGVVNIKFNKFISTIISVDLLYDHDQIQKLQLKQTLGVGISYNLGLQAEDRPDGKKFIKPFGTGVRG; from the coding sequence ATGAATAGGGTTTTAATAGGTACGTTGTTCTTCTTTGCCATTTTGGTTTCAGCCCAACATGCAAAAACAAAAGCTGTTATCGATTCTATTAATCAGGCTAAATGGAAAGAAAACAGCGTAAACGTGGATAGTCTTTCTAATTTTAGTATGGTAAAAATTCCAAGAATAAAAATTGATACCATTATTATCCAGCAGCCGGCAGTTATTGCAGCTTTAACGGAGCCGATTCCGGTAACGCCCTACCAGATTATGAAGTCTCCGAGTCTTAGGAGATGGTATGTATATGGACAAAATAATGTCTTGTTCAATCAGGCAGCTTTTTCTAACTGGAATGCAGGGGGAAATAATAATGTCGGAATAAATGCTAAGGTCAATTACAGTCTTATCTATAAAAAAGGAAGACATTTTTTGGATAATAACTTTCAGTTAGGTTACGGACTTGTATCCTCTAAGGGGCAGTCTTCCAGAAAAACAGATGACTACATCAATATTATGTCCAACTATGGTTATGACCTTAGGAAGAATTATTATCTGTCTGCAGGTATACAGTTTCTGTCTCAGTTCTCTCCGGGATATAATTATTCTGCAACACCAGAGCCGGTTTATAATGACAGAATATCGAAATTTATGGCTCCGGGTTATCTGAATATAGGTCTCGGTATCTCTTATAATCCGAAAGAGAATTTTCAGGTGATATTCCGTCCGGCAACAGGAAGATTTACTTTTGTGCTTGATCCGAAACTTCAGGTAGCAGGCAACTATGGTTTGGAAAGGAACGGACAAAGTATAAGAACAGAATTTGGTGCACTGGCAAACATTATGTATAAAATTCAAGTGATGAAGGATCTTAGTTTTACCAACCAACTTAACCTTTTCTCCAGTTATACAAGTCATCCGGAACGTGTTGATATCGCTTATACAGGTGTTGTGAATATTAAGTTCAATAAATTTATTTCTACAATTATATCAGTTGATTTGTTGTACGATCACGATCAAATCCAAAAACTACAGCTAAAACAGACTTTAGGAGTAGGTATTTCTTATAATCTTGGTTTGCAGGCGGAGGACAGACCTGATGGTAAGAAATTTATAAAACCATTTGGTACTGGAGTAAGGGGATAG
- the dprA gene encoding DNA-processing protein DprA, translating into MFSEEHLYSIALRHCPQIGDLHFKKIVTTIGSAKEAWSLPRRELVKLYGIGNKIVEDIGKDSHLQFAERELEFCYKNNIQILLSHQGNFPELLYQCDDTPAILYQKGKFDHHRTNISIVGTRKSSKYGKEFITEFLYALKDNNIQTISGLAIGTDTCAHEESLKNNIPTTAILAHGFHILYPNTNRKLADKLLENGGCLFTEFNSSQPPIRESFIQRNRIIAGISPSTIITETAYGGGSVSTANFASIYNREVLALPGSVNDKYSQGCNLLISQNKARIIVSISDTIDYLGLVTKPVEQLPLFHKKEILASLTSDQQLILSAITDSPNINPDEIAEKVSLPIYKILPIILDLELLGYIKASSGRQYFPS; encoded by the coding sequence ATGTTTTCCGAAGAACATCTTTATTCCATAGCACTAAGACATTGCCCGCAAATCGGTGATTTACACTTCAAGAAAATAGTTACCACAATTGGTTCAGCAAAAGAAGCTTGGAGCCTTCCCCGACGTGAACTTGTCAAATTGTATGGTATCGGAAACAAAATAGTGGAAGACATAGGAAAAGATTCCCATTTACAATTTGCAGAAAGAGAACTAGAGTTCTGCTATAAGAATAACATTCAGATCTTACTTTCTCATCAGGGAAATTTCCCGGAATTATTATATCAGTGTGATGACACACCAGCTATACTCTATCAGAAAGGAAAATTTGACCACCACAGGACAAATATTAGTATAGTAGGTACAAGGAAAAGTTCGAAGTACGGAAAAGAGTTTATTACCGAATTTCTGTATGCTCTAAAAGATAACAATATCCAGACAATTAGCGGACTCGCTATTGGTACAGATACTTGCGCACATGAAGAATCTCTAAAAAACAATATTCCGACAACTGCAATACTCGCACATGGTTTTCATATACTGTATCCCAATACAAACAGAAAGTTAGCCGACAAATTATTGGAAAATGGAGGATGTCTTTTTACTGAATTCAATTCATCACAGCCACCGATAAGAGAAAGCTTTATCCAAAGAAACAGAATTATTGCTGGTATATCGCCCTCCACAATCATAACAGAAACGGCTTATGGCGGAGGATCTGTAAGTACAGCCAACTTTGCCAGCATATATAACCGCGAAGTACTTGCGCTCCCAGGCTCTGTCAATGACAAATACAGCCAAGGCTGCAACCTTTTAATTTCGCAAAACAAAGCAAGAATTATCGTTTCCATTTCTGACACGATTGACTATCTGGGCCTTGTTACCAAGCCTGTGGAACAACTTCCCTTATTTCATAAAAAAGAAATCCTTGCGAGCCTTACATCAGACCAACAACTGATTCTATCTGCTATTACGGATTCCCCTAACATAAATCCTGATGAAATTGCCGAAAAAGTTTCTCTCCCCATTTACAAAATTCTTCCCATAATATTAGATCTGGAACTTTTGGGGTACATTAAAGCCTCTTCCGGGAGACAATATTTCCCAAGCTGA
- a CDS encoding LlaJI family restriction endonuclease, translated as MIILFEEYHYKTEDLSRFLTERYYSPINGIESKINFVGYYFNPQINDGKGDVVIIFPKVFINEHNLAFDEFTQESLINPTFETTQKLTETGKDKLIFEISTWLYRAIQQFNKRHFYNSISENQFINQIVTNLDENSSTELDIILSLLSFHKENKDLFTFIAKTAHSQQNKINWHKTINKKQPIIHNNQPIYVDLSTTRKRVNDDEELLILFYSTLNHIKEKYAFNFQIPQNYNLIKGHQFETVLRRGCRLLKSIKYKYFSDKMICLYNLLFIYFERSERTQSKKQIEEILLIKDFNIVFEDMIDDLIGDSTLFSELKNHADGKQVDHIYKHKSLLIEDEIYFVGDSKYYKPQNSVGKNSKAKQFTYARNVIQYNIDLFNKGDLDQRIRYRENETEGYNITPNFFISAFVNKDFDFSKSYLNETGKPIMQFHFENRLFDRDTLFVQSYSINFLFVLSGYLSRNSTLKNNFKKDTQKIFREKLVTFLNEKYQFYKVKPIEENFIYKHFKLLNGKIYKPSQLENEIILAFEKGSDIDGVILQIQAELEESAEYKLN; from the coding sequence ATGATAATATTATTTGAAGAATATCATTATAAAACGGAAGACCTTTCAAGATTTTTAACTGAAAGGTACTATTCCCCTATTAATGGTATTGAATCAAAAATTAACTTTGTTGGATATTACTTCAATCCGCAGATAAATGATGGAAAAGGCGATGTTGTCATCATCTTTCCGAAAGTTTTTATCAATGAACACAATCTAGCTTTTGATGAGTTCACGCAAGAATCTTTAATCAATCCAACATTTGAAACAACACAAAAATTAACCGAAACAGGAAAAGACAAGCTGATTTTTGAAATTTCAACTTGGTTGTATCGGGCAATTCAGCAATTCAACAAAAGACATTTTTACAATTCGATTTCAGAAAATCAATTTATCAATCAAATTGTAACCAATTTGGATGAAAATTCAAGTACTGAGCTTGACATTATTTTAAGTTTATTGAGTTTTCATAAGGAAAATAAGGACTTATTTACATTCATTGCCAAAACAGCACACTCACAACAAAACAAAATCAATTGGCACAAAACTATTAACAAAAAACAGCCAATTATTCATAATAACCAACCAATTTATGTTGATTTATCAACAACAAGAAAAAGAGTAAATGATGACGAAGAGTTACTCATACTTTTTTATTCAACGTTAAATCACATTAAAGAAAAGTATGCGTTTAATTTTCAAATTCCTCAAAATTATAACCTGATTAAAGGGCATCAATTTGAGACGGTTTTAAGAAGAGGATGCAGATTATTGAAAAGTATTAAGTACAAATATTTTTCGGATAAAATGATTTGTCTGTACAATTTGCTGTTTATCTACTTTGAGCGAAGTGAGAGAACCCAATCTAAAAAACAAATAGAGGAAATTCTTCTAATCAAGGATTTTAATATTGTATTCGAGGATATGATTGATGATTTAATTGGAGATAGTACGTTGTTTTCCGAATTAAAAAATCACGCTGACGGAAAACAGGTTGACCATATTTACAAACATAAATCACTTCTGATTGAAGATGAAATCTATTTTGTTGGAGACAGTAAATATTATAAACCTCAAAATAGCGTAGGGAAAAATTCAAAGGCAAAACAATTTACTTATGCCAGAAATGTAATTCAGTATAATATTGATTTATTTAATAAAGGAGATTTAGACCAAAGAATAAGATATAGAGAAAACGAAACGGAAGGATATAACATCACTCCGAATTTTTTCATTTCTGCCTTTGTAAATAAAGATTTTGATTTTTCTAAATCATATTTGAACGAGACAGGAAAACCAATAATGCAATTTCATTTCGAAAACCGACTTTTCGATAGGGATACATTATTTGTTCAATCATACAGCATCAATTTCTTGTTTGTGCTTTCGGGCTATCTATCAAGAAATTCAACTTTGAAAAACAATTTTAAAAAAGATACGCAAAAAATATTCAGAGAAAAGTTAGTAACTTTTCTCAATGAAAAATATCAATTTTATAAAGTCAAACCAATTGAAGAGAATTTCATTTATAAGCATTTTAAACTGCTAAATGGCAAAATTTACAAGCCGTCACAACTTGAAAACGAAATCATTTTAGCCTTTGAAAAAGGCTCTGACATTGATGGAGTAATTTTACAAATTCAAGCTGAATTAGAAGAAAGTGCTGAGTACAAACTGAATTAA
- a CDS encoding helix-turn-helix domain-containing protein yields the protein MNRIKEVLEEKGIKQKWLAEKLGKSYNMVNSYTQNRQQPRVEVLFEIARILDVEPKELLTEIKKNKTPAKLS from the coding sequence ATGAATAGAATTAAAGAAGTTTTAGAAGAAAAGGGTATTAAGCAAAAATGGCTTGCGGAAAAGTTGGGAAAGAGTTATAATATGGTTAACTCTTATACTCAAAACAGGCAACAACCAAGAGTTGAAGTCTTATTTGAAATTGCAAGAATATTAGATGTCGAACCTAAAGAATTATTGACAGAAATTAAAAAAAATAAAACCCCTGCAAAACTTTCATAG
- the gdhA gene encoding NADP-specific glutamate dehydrogenase → MEQFSAEVQQEIDRFMAYIEAKNPNEPEFIQAVREVAVTVIPFILSKDQYKGFKLLERMAEPERVIIFRVPWFDDKGEIQVNRGFRIQMNSAIGPYKGGLRFHPTVNLSVLKFLAFEQVFKNSLTTLPMGGGKGGADFDPTGKSDNEIMRFCQAFMTELCKHIGPDTDVPAGDIGVGAREIGYLFGQYKKIRNEFTGVLTGKGLAYGGSLIRPEATGYGVVYFCEQMLKTVGESISGKTFAVSGFGNVAWGVIKKIDQLGGKAVTLSGPDGYIYDPEGISGDKIDYLLELRASGNNRAEDYAKKYPSATFVAGKRPWEVKCDVAIPSATQNELDLEDAQNLVANGCICVTEAANMPSTLDAINYFLDNKVLFSPGKASNAGGVATSGLEMTQNSLRLNWSSEEVDARLKEIMIGIHKACRDYGKEEDGYVNYVKGANIAGFVKVAEAMLAQGVV, encoded by the coding sequence ATGGAACAATTTAGTGCAGAAGTACAACAGGAAATTGACCGCTTTATGGCTTATATTGAAGCCAAAAACCCTAATGAACCAGAGTTTATCCAAGCCGTACGTGAAGTAGCAGTAACGGTGATTCCGTTCATTCTTTCAAAAGATCAGTATAAAGGATTCAAATTACTTGAAAGAATGGCTGAACCAGAAAGAGTAATTATTTTCCGTGTTCCATGGTTTGATGATAAAGGAGAAATTCAAGTAAACAGAGGTTTCAGAATTCAGATGAATTCTGCAATTGGACCATACAAAGGAGGGCTACGTTTTCACCCTACAGTTAACCTAAGTGTACTAAAGTTCTTAGCATTTGAGCAGGTATTTAAAAACAGCTTAACAACTCTTCCGATGGGTGGAGGTAAAGGTGGCGCAGATTTTGACCCAACCGGAAAATCTGACAATGAAATCATGCGTTTCTGCCAGGCTTTCATGACTGAGCTTTGCAAACATATCGGACCAGATACTGACGTTCCTGCAGGAGATATTGGTGTTGGTGCAAGAGAGATTGGTTATTTGTTTGGCCAGTATAAAAAAATAAGAAACGAATTTACCGGTGTACTTACCGGAAAAGGGCTTGCATACGGAGGTTCTCTTATCCGTCCTGAAGCTACAGGATATGGTGTAGTATACTTCTGTGAACAGATGCTAAAAACTGTTGGTGAAAGCATAAGTGGTAAAACCTTTGCTGTTTCCGGATTCGGTAACGTAGCATGGGGTGTAATTAAAAAAATCGATCAATTAGGAGGTAAAGCAGTAACCTTATCAGGACCTGACGGCTACATCTACGATCCGGAAGGAATTTCTGGTGATAAAATCGACTACTTATTAGAACTTCGTGCTTCAGGAAACAACAGAGCTGAGGATTATGCGAAGAAGTACCCTTCTGCAACATTTGTTGCTGGTAAGAGACCATGGGAAGTAAAATGTGATGTTGCTATTCCTTCTGCAACGCAGAATGAGTTAGATTTAGAAGACGCTCAAAACCTTGTAGCTAACGGATGTATCTGTGTAACAGAAGCTGCTAACATGCCTTCTACTCTAGATGCTATTAACTACTTCCTTGATAACAAAGTATTGTTCTCTCCTGGTAAAGCTTCTAATGCTGGTGGTGTTGCAACTTCTGGTCTTGAAATGACTCAGAACTCTTTACGTCTTAACTGGTCTTCTGAAGAAGTAGATGCCCGTCTGAAAGAAATTATGATTGGTATTCACAAAGCTTGTAGAGACTATGGTAAAGAAGAAGATGGTTATGTAAACTATGTAAAAGGAGCTAACATCGCCGGATTCGTAAAAGTAGCAGAAGCTATGCTTGCACAAGGTGTTGTATAG